Proteins co-encoded in one Vibrio aquimaris genomic window:
- a CDS encoding ATP-binding cassette domain-containing protein, with translation MTIFHTHNLSYSFANGDNLFKNLSCTMDKQRVGLVGRNGIGKSILASIISGGVAPSSGDLVAPSNTAIFHQQSSVFPKDDVSIAEYLNMHHVLEALDHIRMGNCSQEWFDLIGQDWDVESLLEKELINLRIPHDLLFSCRQLSGGQFARLALWKLFKQQSDLLILDEPSNHMDSVSKQWLINTMDKFSGAILLISHDRKLLNTVDEIWELSSTGLEIYGGNYQFYTAKKQSKQLAIERQLVNIKKEKKHLDIQTQRNLEKAQQRATKGNKLRKSGSQAKMLLNGMKESAENSASNRSKLAHTRRARLCQQEQLLTAKQDKWKSQRFNIQDNSNTTTARHSYLNGKLKFGNNIRLNLQLFYGEKVHIQGPNGCGKSTLLKTLLGELPLREGDIYTKGHFCYLDQNLAIIDPTLSALDNFCSHVQNVPTSEMRTLLAGIGFRGDNVFKPASVLSGGETIKLAMLIVSHQTNQPVLLLDEPDNHLDLDSKTELASALKSYTTGFVLVTHDDSFAHDCGITQSYVMTDSSLGLERY, from the coding sequence TTGACCATTTTTCACACTCATAATCTCAGTTATTCATTCGCTAATGGCGATAACCTATTTAAGAACCTTTCATGTACCATGGACAAGCAACGAGTGGGCCTCGTTGGACGCAATGGAATAGGAAAGTCAATCCTCGCTTCTATCATATCTGGAGGAGTCGCTCCTTCAAGTGGCGACCTCGTGGCGCCATCGAACACAGCTATTTTCCACCAGCAATCATCCGTTTTTCCAAAGGATGATGTTTCTATCGCCGAGTACCTCAATATGCATCATGTATTGGAAGCACTCGACCATATTCGAATGGGTAACTGCTCACAAGAGTGGTTTGATTTGATTGGCCAAGACTGGGATGTGGAATCTCTCCTTGAGAAAGAACTGATTAACCTGAGAATACCACATGATCTTTTATTTTCTTGCCGTCAGCTTAGCGGCGGACAATTTGCACGTCTGGCGCTTTGGAAACTGTTCAAGCAACAAAGTGATTTACTTATTCTCGATGAACCATCAAACCATATGGACAGTGTTTCTAAGCAATGGCTTATCAACACAATGGACAAGTTTTCAGGCGCCATATTGCTCATTAGCCATGATAGAAAACTACTCAATACCGTCGATGAGATATGGGAGCTTTCAAGTACAGGGTTAGAAATATACGGTGGTAATTACCAGTTTTATACTGCCAAAAAACAGAGCAAACAACTCGCTATTGAAAGACAGTTAGTCAATATCAAAAAAGAAAAGAAACATCTTGATATTCAGACTCAACGTAACCTCGAAAAAGCACAGCAACGCGCAACCAAGGGTAACAAGCTACGTAAAAGTGGTAGCCAAGCCAAAATGTTACTCAATGGCATGAAAGAAAGTGCTGAAAATAGTGCATCGAATCGAAGCAAGTTAGCACACACCAGAAGGGCACGACTATGCCAACAAGAGCAGCTACTCACAGCAAAACAAGATAAGTGGAAAAGCCAAAGGTTCAATATCCAAGATAACAGCAACACGACAACGGCTCGTCATTCTTATCTAAATGGTAAGCTCAAATTTGGCAATAATATTCGTTTAAACTTGCAGCTTTTCTATGGTGAAAAAGTACATATACAAGGCCCAAATGGATGCGGTAAATCCACTCTGTTAAAGACATTACTAGGCGAACTACCTCTGCGAGAGGGTGATATTTACACTAAGGGGCACTTTTGCTACTTGGACCAGAACTTAGCCATCATTGATCCAACGCTATCAGCTTTAGATAACTTCTGCTCACATGTACAAAATGTTCCTACTAGTGAAATGAGAACATTGCTAGCAGGTATCGGTTTTCGAGGCGACAATGTGTTTAAACCTGCATCTGTATTAAGCGGAGGTGAAACCATCAAACTTGCCATGTTAATCGTTAGTCATCAAACCAACCAACCGGTTTTATTATTGGATGAGCCAGATAATCATTTGGATTTAGACTCAAAAACTGAGTTGGCCAGCGCTCTAAAAAGTTACACAACTGGCTTTGTGTTGGTGACCCACGATGACAGCTTCGCCCATGACTGTGGCATTACACAAAGCTACGTCATGACAGATAGCAGTCTCGGTCTAGAGAGATATTGA
- a CDS encoding substrate-binding periplasmic protein, translated as MMKVLVVLFVINVLFPINNALAQDIEVINIAIGESYKGENKTTKYGMTVEGVITSVYQGAGIPYTVTYLPDERAIQSIITGQYDALDLRIGQLDKEAGLIKVNVPLEQIKVHLFAKDGSYYQTLDDAKDKTIVTMHGTRYIEVLKDYRRLHKVYSVDQAALMLMAGRADVWLAPLQSYALLAQQYPDIKIASPPVDTEDLYHYIRLNKSHLLQPLEDSAREFVRLHSEQAE; from the coding sequence ATGATGAAAGTCTTAGTTGTTTTATTTGTCATTAATGTGTTGTTTCCAATAAATAATGCCCTAGCTCAAGATATAGAGGTTATCAATATTGCGATTGGAGAGAGCTATAAAGGGGAGAATAAAACGACAAAGTATGGCATGACGGTGGAAGGGGTCATTACTTCTGTGTACCAGGGGGCGGGCATTCCCTACACAGTGACTTACCTACCTGACGAACGAGCAATTCAATCGATAATAACGGGTCAATATGATGCTTTGGACTTACGAATTGGTCAGTTAGATAAAGAAGCAGGCTTGATTAAAGTTAATGTTCCGTTAGAGCAAATCAAAGTACACTTATTTGCCAAAGATGGGAGTTATTACCAAACACTAGATGATGCCAAAGATAAGACAATCGTGACTATGCATGGCACCAGGTATATTGAAGTCCTCAAGGATTATAGACGTTTACATAAGGTATATTCTGTTGACCAAGCCGCTCTTATGCTCATGGCAGGTAGAGCTGACGTTTGGCTAGCTCCTTTGCAAAGTTATGCGCTTCTTGCACAGCAATATCCTGACATCAAAATTGCTAGCCCTCCGGTAGATACAGAAGATTTATATCATTATATTCGTTTGAACAAATCACACCTCTTGCAGCCACTAGAAGACTCGGCACGAGAATTTGTGCGCCTTCACTCAGAGCAAGCTGAGTAA
- a CDS encoding transporter substrate-binding domain-containing protein: MKTWFLRILCILLLFANSVSANTDNSVKVAMGEVYKGLTLERDLKIIYKAADIDVEFIYLPNERAIQAAVSGQYDALDLRVDTLDEEETLIRIDVPGFVMNVYLLSINDDFYQGVDEVKDKTLVSTLGNRYSDIVKVYKKRHLVKSEKQAALMLTTGRADLWLATYSAYLKAKKEFPTIKIASPSVYRKYLYHYVHVSKSHLVEPLEESFKAFNRSKSVDED, translated from the coding sequence ATCGGCAAACACAGATAATTCAGTCAAAGTGGCGATGGGAGAAGTATACAAAGGCTTAACACTAGAGCGGGACTTGAAAATTATTTATAAAGCTGCAGATATTGACGTCGAGTTTATATATTTACCCAATGAGAGAGCAATTCAAGCTGCGGTATCAGGTCAATATGATGCGCTTGACCTTCGTGTAGATACACTGGATGAAGAAGAAACGCTGATCCGAATCGATGTTCCTGGATTTGTAATGAATGTCTATTTACTCTCCATCAATGATGATTTTTATCAAGGCGTGGATGAAGTCAAAGATAAAACACTGGTTTCAACACTAGGAAACCGTTATTCAGATATTGTAAAAGTTTACAAGAAACGTCACTTGGTCAAATCTGAAAAGCAAGCGGCTTTAATGCTGACCACGGGAAGGGCTGATTTATGGCTAGCAACTTACAGTGCCTATCTAAAAGCAAAAAAAGAATTTCCAACAATCAAGATTGCGAGTCCTTCAGTATACAGAAAATACTTATATCATTATGTTCATGTGTCAAAGTCGCATCTTGTCGAGCCGCTTGAAGAATCCTTTAAAGCATTTAATCGGTCTAAATCGGTTGACGAAGATTAA